In Callospermophilus lateralis isolate mCalLat2 unplaced genomic scaffold, mCalLat2.hap1 Scaffold_74, whole genome shotgun sequence, a single window of DNA contains:
- the LOC143389905 gene encoding LOW QUALITY PROTEIN: uncharacterized protein LOC143389905 (The sequence of the model RefSeq protein was modified relative to this genomic sequence to represent the inferred CDS: substituted 2 bases at 2 genomic stop codons) has protein sequence MKIWKTTSESEHQKSYKKSSLVHHQRIYTGEKPYKYKECCKAVSIKSLIFHSRSHTGEKPNKCKDCGKAFGQKSNLICHRGTHTGEKPNKCKNCGKAFGRISDLIRHCRTHTGEKPYKCNGCGKAISLKSLLMCHSRTHTGEKPYKCNDCGKAFGQKSNLICYRGTHTGEKLNKCKDCGKAFGNKSDLIYHKRTHTGEKPYKCKDCGKAFGKNSNLIRHSRTHTGEKPYKCKDCGKAFGRNSNLICHSRTHTXEKPYKCKDCGKAFGRKSHLICHSRTHTGEKSYKCKDCGKAFGDKSHLIRHRRTHTGEKPYKCKDCGKAFGGKSDLIYHRRTHTGEKPYKCKDCGKDFGKNSNLIRHSRTHTGEKPYKCKGCGKDFGKKLDLIYNGRTHTGEKPYKCKDCGKGFGKNSNLNCHRNTHTGEKPYKCKDCGKAFGRKSHLICHSRTHTGEKPYKCKDCGKAFGQKSDVIYHRRTHTGEKPYKCKDCGKAFGKNSNLIRHSRTHTGEKPYKCNDCGKAFGRNSNLICHSRTHTGEKPYKCKDCGKAFGDKSHLIRHRRIHTGEKPYKCKDCGKAFGQKSDLIYHRRTHTGEKPYKCKDCGKAFCQKSHLICHSRTHTGDKPYKCKDCGKAFCQKSHLICHSRTHTGEKPYKCKDCGKAFGDKSHLIRHRRIHTGEKPYKXKDCGKAFGQKSNLICHSRTHTGEKPYKYKDCGKAFGKNSNLICHSRTHTGEKPYKCKDCGKAFGKNSNLNCHSNTHTGEKPYKCKDCGKAFGQKSHLICHSRTHTGEKPNKCKDCGKAFGDKSHLIFHNRTHTGEKPYKCKDCGKAFGQKSDLIYHRRTHTGEKPYKFKDCGKAFGKNSNLIRHSRTHTGEKPYKCKDCGKAFGRNSNLICHSRTHTGEKPYKCKDCGKAFGDKSHLIRHRRIHTGEKPYKCKDCGKAFGQKSDLIYHRRTHTGEKPYKCKDCGKAFCKNSNLIRHSRTHTGEKPYKCKGCGKAFGKKSDLIYHGRTHTGEKPYKYKRCSKAFNKKAILFTTRFLILGRRHLNVGNVETF, from the exons atgaaaatatggaaaactacaAGTGAGAGCGAACACCAGAAATCATACAAAAAATCAAGCCTTGTTCATCaccagagaatttatactggagagaagccctacaaatataaagAATGTTGCAAAGCTGTTAGTATTAAAAGTCTTATTTTCCACAGCAGAAGTCACACAGGAGAGAAGCccaacaaatgtaaagattgtggcaaagcttttggtcaaaaatcaaaccttatttgccacagaggaacacacactggagagaagcccaacaaatgtaaaaattgtggcaaagcttttggtagaATATCAGACCTTATTCGCCACtgtagaactcacactggagagaagccttacaaatgtaatGGATGTGGCAAAGCTATCAGTTTAAAATCACTCCTAATgtgccacagcagaactcacactggagagaagccctacaaatgtaatgattgtggcaaagcttttggtcaaaaatcaaacCTTATATGCTACAgaggaactcacactggagagaagctcaacaaatgtaaagattgtggcaaagcttttggtaataaatcagaccttatttaccataaaagaactcacactggagagaagccctacaaatgtaaagattgtggcaaagcttttggtaaaaattcaaaccttattcgccacagcagaacacacactggagagaagccctacaaatgtaaagattgtggcaaagcttttggtagaaattcaaaccttatttgccacagcagaacacacacttgagagaagccctacaaatgtaaagattgtggcaaagcttttggtcgaaaatcacaccttatttgccacagcagaactcacactggagaaaagtcctacaaatgtaaagattgtggcaaagcttttggtgacaagtcacaccttattcgccacagaagaactcacactggagagaagccctataaatgtaaagactgtggcaaagcttttggtggaAAATCAGACCTCATTTACCatagaagaactcacactggagagaagccctacaaatgtaaagattgtggcaaagattTTGGTAAAAATTCAAaccttattcgccacagcagaactcacactggagagaagccctacaaatgtaaaggatGTGGCAAAGATTTTGGTAAAAAATTAGACCTTATTTACAAtggaagaactcacactggagagaagccttacaaatgtaaagattgtggcaaaggttTTGGTAAAAATTCAAACCTTAATTGCCACAGAaatactcacactggagagaagccctacaaatgtaaagattgtggcaaagcttttggtcgaaaatcacaccttatttgccacagcagaactcacactggagagaagccctacaaatgtaaagattgtggcaaagcttttggtcaaaaatcagaCGTTATTTACCatagaagaactcacactggtgagaagccctacaaatgtaaagattgtggcaaagcttttggtaaaaattcaaaccttattcgccacagcagaacacacactggagagaagccctacaaatgtaatgattgtggcaaagcttttggtagaaattcaaaccttatttgccacagcagaactcacactggagagaagccctacaaatgtaaagattgtggcaaagcttttggtgacaagtcacaccttattcgccacagaagaattcacactggagagaagccctacaaatgtaaagattgtggcaaagcttttggtcaaaaatcagaCCTCATTTACCatagaagaactcacactggagagaagccctacaaatgtaaagattgtggcaaagctttttgtcaaaaatcacaccttatttgccacagcagaactcacactggagataagccctacaaatgtaaagattgtggcaaagctttttgtcaaaaatcacaccttatttgccacagcagaactcacactggagagaagccctacaaatgtaaagattgtggcaaagcttttggtgacaagtcacaccttattcgccacagaagaattcacactggagagaagccctacaaatgaaaagattgtggcaaagcttttggtcaaaaatcaaaccttatttgccacagcagaactcacactggagagaagccctacaaatataaagattgtggcaaagcttttggtaaaaattcaaaccttatttgccacagcagaactcacactggagagaagccctacaaatgtaaagattgtggcaaagcttttggtaaaaATTCAAACCTTAATTGCCACAGCaatactcacactggagagaagccctacaaatgtaaagattgtggcaaagcttttggtcaaaaatcacaccttatttgccacagcagaactcacactggagagaagcccaacaaatgtaaagattgtggtaaAGCTTTTGGTgacaaatcacaccttattttccacaacagaactcacactggagagaagccctacaaatgtaaagactgtggcaaagcttttggtcaaaaatcagaCCTCATTTACCatagaagaactcacactggtgagaagccctacaaatttaaagattgtggcaaagcttttggaaaAAATTCAAaccttattcgccacagcagaacacacactggagagaagccctacaaatgtaaagattgtggcaaagcttttggtagaaattcaaaccttatttgccacagcagaactcacactggagaaaagccctacaaatgtaaagattgtggcaaagcttttggtgacaagtcacaccttattcgccacaggagaattcacactggagagaagccctacaaatgtaaagattgtggcaaagcttttggtcaaaaatcagaCCTCATTtaccacagaagaactcacactggagagaagccctacaaatgtaaagattgtggcaaagctttttgtaaaaattcaaaccttattcgccacagcagaactcacactggagagaagccctacaaatgtaaaggatgtggcaaagcttttggtaaaaaatcagaccttatttaccatggaagaactcacactggagagaagccctacaaatataaac GATGCAGCAAAGCTTTTAATAAGAAAGCAATTCTTTTCACCACTAGGTTTCTTATTCTGGGAAGAAGACATCTAAATGTAGGGAAtgtagaaacattttaa